CCGCGATTTGGGTTCACGTGACCTAAAATTAGGTAATCGATGGTTTTGGGGTCAATACGTTCTTTGAAAGCTGTGACAAAGATTTCCGTAAATGATTCCCCTGGTGGGTCGAATAAAGCAGTTTTCTCTGCTTGAATCAAGAAAGAATTAGCAGTCGTACCTTTTTTGAGAGCATATTCTATTTCAAATTTTAGCCGATCCCAAGTACGCGATCGCATAACTGTGGTTTGGGCTGCAATGGGAAGAACTTGTACGTCACGTGGTTTCATAATTTAATTATTGGTTAATTTTTATTAGTTTACAGTTTGGTTTTCCTGACACTGAATATATTCGTGCAATGCTTGATTTATTAAAGCTTGGTAGTCACCACCACCCATAGCATGAACTTTCGTGCGAAACCAGTCTAATATTTCCTTATCCAAAGGAATATTCACCTTTATTTGTTTTTCTGAAATGGGAATCATTGCCCCTTTTTTACCTTTTGAGAAATCATAGTTATCTTTCATTTTTATCGATTTAGCTAAGTTTTTTATTTACTAAACTATCCCTAATATCCTCAGAGTAGATGATTTGCAAAAATAATATTTAATTGTCTGGTGGCTCAACTTTATCTGCAACATCTCCATCAATTTCACGAATGATTTACATTGCCGTCTTTTAGGTTTTCAATCTCCTTTTTCTTTGATTTTTTATAGAAACTAGGGTTTGTTTACAAGCTATATTAGCTTTTCTCAACTATCATTCTATTCAGATTCTTCGCTACATTTTTTCTCGCTCAAAATGACAACTTTTAGTTTGAGAAATAAACTCTATACTGTTCTGCTTTTTAAGTGTAGTAGCGACCAAGATGGTCGCACTACTTTTGCAATTACTAACAATTGAGTTTGAATGACAAACAGCTTCACAAAGTTAGCTAAAATTGTCTTAATCTAGATTTTGGGCTAGATTTTATTCGCTCAAAATGAATTTTAACTTATCAAACAAACCCTAGAAACACTCGTTAAAAATGAGAAAATTGCCCACTATTTTTAGTAGTAATTCCCCACTTTACGATGATGAACTGCTGTCAGGGCTTCGGGTTTAGAAACACGACCATCGTTAACTTTACTATAAACTATCCAATGATCGTTACATTCCATCCGACTGACTACTTCGCATTCCATGTAAGCAAGTGCATCGGTTAAAATTGGTGAATTATTGTTAGCTACGCGAGTTTCTACACCTGCAAAACGATCTGCACCAGGGGGGAAACGCTTGAGAAAATGCTTCATTAAAGCTTGATATTTCCCATCTTCAAGGACATTTAAGACAAAGGTATCACCTACTTGCATAAAAGATTCGATCGCGCGATCTTTTGCAACTGCTACAGTAAATCCTAAAGGTTCAAAACTAGCTTGGTTTACCCAAGAAGCTAACATCGCACCTTTACTATCTCCTTTTTGGGCAGTAATAATATATAAACCACCACTCAAACGTCCCATTGCTAAACTCAATTGATTATTAACAGACTTACGCTTTTTAATGTTGCGATCGCGTGTTAACATTTGTCCTAAGTCTGTCCCGGCTTCTTCGCATTCTTGATAGGTGGCTTCGCTGGGTGTATCCTTAATTCTAATGGAAGGAAAGCCTTCGCTTAAGCCGATATCGCGAAATTTATTTAACAAAGGGTCGATCGGTTCGTCATCGCCGCCGTATGATTCAAATATGGCGATCGCTTGTTTATCTTTGGCGGCTGCTAAAATTGTCCCGATGGTAGCTGTGGTTGCTTTGACCATTTCACCGGATGCGGGAGGCATACCAATTACTATACCAGCCGCACGACTGACTAATTCTTGCACTTCTTGCGCGTCGGCTGATTTTAAGTCTATCATTTCTACGCCTACGCCTGTTTTGGTGATTCCTTTGGCTATAGCTTGAGAAAGGCGATCGCTATAGCCGTAGTCGGAGGTGTAAAATACAGCTACGATGTTTTCTGCTTTCGCTTGGGCTTTACTCCAGTCTCGATAGCGATTAATCAACTCGTCTACATTATGCCGTAAAACGGGTCCGTGACCGTTAGCGACCATGTTCACGTCACCGAGTTTTTCCATTCGCTTTAATGCAGATAAGACGGAACGAGCGTTAGGAGCCATTAAGCAGTCATAATAAAAACGGTAGTCTGCTTCGATCGCGCCTAAGTCTTCGTCGTATAATTTATCCGAGCAGTAGTGCATTCCAAAAGCATCACAGGTAAACATGACTTGAGTACCTGCATCGTAACTGAAAATTGTATCGGGCCAATGTAAATTAGGGGCATTGACAAATTCTAAACTATGTCCGTTACCTAAGTCTAGTTGGTCGCCATTTTTAACGATTTGTTTCTCGAAAGGTTGATGAACTAAATTTTCTAAGAATTGAATTGCGACTTTGGAACCAACTACAATTGCTTGGGGTGCGAGTTCTAAGAAATCCTTGACTAAACCGCTATGATCTGGTTCAGTATGACTAATCACTAGGTAGTCAATTTGTTGGGGATCGATTAAATTAGTGAGAGTATCCAGATATAACTGACGGAATTTTTCGTGAGAAGTATCGACAAGGGCGACTTTTTCACCGCGAATGAGAAACGAATTGTAGGTAGTACCGTTTTGTAAACCAAATTCGATATCAAAACGATCGCGATCCCAGTCTAACGAACGAATAGCCGTTGTGTCTTGGGCGATCTCATCTACCTGCATCGTTAAACGCTTTTGCTGAGGTTCAGTTACTGCAACCATTTAACATCTCCTTAAACTTTTTTGTTAATTTCTTATATTTTCTTTATTTTTACACAGGAACTTGCTCGCGATCGCTTAAAAATCTTATGATTGCTCTAGCTGGCTTTAATAATACTCAAGATTGGATCGCTTTGGCGATCGGAAATTCTCGTTTACATTGGGGGCGTTTTTGCGGTGCAAATCTTCTCAAAAGTTGGGATACTAAATATCTTACCCAACCTGTGGTTGAAGATAATTTACCTGTCTGTCTCGCTTCTGTTGTCCCCAGTCAAACTCAACTCTGGGAAACTTATCCCCAACTTGAAATCATTAAATTAGAGCATATTCCCCTAAAAGGAGTTTACCCGACAATGGGCTGCGATCGCGCTTTAGCTTTGTGGGGGGCAATCCAAACTTACAACCCACCTGTATTAGTTGTTGACGCAGGAACCGCTTTAACTTTCACTGGAGCTGATTATAACTCTCAACTGGTCGGTGGCGCAATTTTACCTGGTTTAAGTTCCCAATTTTACTCTCTGGCTACGAAAACCGCAGCTTTACCACAAGTAGAATTTCCTGCGAAATTACCTTCACGTTGGGCTAATGATACTAGATCGGCGATCGCTAGTGGAATTCTGTATACAACTTTAGCAGGAATTAAAGATTATTTGTGTAATTGGTGGGATTTATTTCCCGAAAGTCAAGTTATTCTTACTGGTGGTGACTCTAGCACAATTTGTGCATATTTGCAAGAGCTAGAGCCAAAAATTGCCGAGAAAATTATTTTTGATGCTGAGTTAGTATTTTGGGGAATGCGATCGCTCGTTGTCAAGAATTATTAGCAACCACAGATGAACACAGATAAACGCGGATAATTAATTGGTGTGGATTTGTCATTAAAAATATTATCTATAATTAAGCTAACTTTTGGTGAATAAGACATGACTTACACTCCATCTAAACTACTTAGCTTCTCGGAGTTTATTACCCAATATGGGGATAATACACGCTATGAATTAATTGACGGAGAACTCAGAGATAGGTCACATACTGGTCCTCATGAAGCGGTTGCTGGAAGTATTGCTGGTAGAATTTATGTCGAAATTTTTCGGGCTAATTTAAACTGGTTGATTCCTAAAAATTGTTTAATCAAACCACTAAATGCTGAAGCTACAGCTTTACGTCCTGATGTAGTTATTTTAGATAAAAATGAACTTTTTCAAGAACCTCTTTGGCAAAAAGAACCTGTGATTTGTAACGGTAAAACTATTAAGCTAGTTGCAGAAGTAGTTAGCAGTAATTGGCAAGATGATTATGCACGAAAAGTTGAAGAATACGCTTTTTTAAATATTCTTGAATATTGGATTGTAGACTTTCGCGGCTTGGGTGGTTTACAATTTATCGGCAATCCCAAGCAACCTACTTTCACAATTTGTCAGTTAGTTAATGGCGTGTATCAGCAGCAACAATATCGTTTAGGAGAGGCAATTTATTCTCGTTTATTTCCTAATTTACAGCTCAAACTTGACGATCTTATGCCAACTTAAATTTCAAGAGGTTTAATTTTGCAGTAGCTAGTCAATTTTTCTCAATCAACAAACTCCAAAAAGGGCAAAACCTGACCAATATTTAGGGTGAGGATATCTTTTCATTGTTGCTAACATTGCTTGACGCAAAGCTTGGGGTTTATTGCCATAAGCGAGAAAGTAAAGATAAAATTCACTAAATAGTATTTCTTGGGGAGCATCAGGTAACGACCAGAGAGAAAGAATAACACTTTCTGCTCCTTGAATCAATAAAGTAGTTGCTAAAATTTCGCCACCATGTCCCCAAATATTACCGGGTTTAGTATCGCAGCCACTAAGGACAATTAATTCTGCTTGTAATTGCAAGTTTAGCCAATTTCTTATTGTCAGTAAACCGCGAGATTCTTTTTCTGGTGCAAGTGCGATCGCACCAGTTATACTACCTTCATCACTTAAAAATCCTTGACTAGCGAGGTGAATAATTTTCGCTGCGGTTATTTGGTTAAGAATGTTTGTTTTTGTTGCTCTTTTTCCGAGTACAGGTGTAGTCTTGAATAAAGTAGCGATCGCGAGCGCTACTCTTTCGTTTTTAGGTTGTTCATTTAGTGGTAATGTTGGTAAATTTAAATTAGAGAAGTCAGCATTACCTACAACTAAAACAGACTTGTGGTTCGATTTTTTGGGCGGGGATTTTTGCTGAACAAAATTGAGCATTCCCAGAGAAGGAAGAGTAACAATTGTATGTTTTTCAATTAAATATTTTTGCTCGGAACTAACTAAAGCAGCGAAAGGAACTAAAAATAAAAAATCTTGAGGAATAAAACCGACAACTGCTTCAGGATCTTGAGGTAATAACTCAGCAATAGGTTCGATCAGCAGTTGATAAAGATAAGCCAAATTTTGGCGATATATTTCGTAATTTTCCCGATCGGCATTATCCGAAAATTCGCGAATACTGCGAACTAAACCGCCCAGAGAAATTTGTTCTTGTTGCCAAAAAGGTTTCAAATTTACTTGCTTAAAAATCATTTCTCCCGTAGTTTTTAGCAACCAAATAAACAAATT
The sequence above is a segment of the Oscillatoria salina IIICB1 genome. Coding sequences within it:
- a CDS encoding BrnA antitoxin family protein — translated: MIPISEKQIKVNIPLDKEILDWFRTKVHAMGGGDYQALINQALHEYIQCQENQTVN
- a CDS encoding diflavin flavoprotein, with translation MVAVTEPQQKRLTMQVDEIAQDTTAIRSLDWDRDRFDIEFGLQNGTTYNSFLIRGEKVALVDTSHEKFRQLYLDTLTNLIDPQQIDYLVISHTEPDHSGLVKDFLELAPQAIVVGSKVAIQFLENLVHQPFEKQIVKNGDQLDLGNGHSLEFVNAPNLHWPDTIFSYDAGTQVMFTCDAFGMHYCSDKLYDEDLGAIEADYRFYYDCLMAPNARSVLSALKRMEKLGDVNMVANGHGPVLRHNVDELINRYRDWSKAQAKAENIVAVFYTSDYGYSDRLSQAIAKGITKTGVGVEMIDLKSADAQEVQELVSRAAGIVIGMPPASGEMVKATTATIGTILAAAKDKQAIAIFESYGGDDEPIDPLLNKFRDIGLSEGFPSIRIKDTPSEATYQECEEAGTDLGQMLTRDRNIKKRKSVNNQLSLAMGRLSGGLYIITAQKGDSKGAMLASWVNQASFEPLGFTVAVAKDRAIESFMQVGDTFVLNVLEDGKYQALMKHFLKRFPPGADRFAGVETRVANNNSPILTDALAYMECEVVSRMECNDHWIVYSKVNDGRVSKPEALTAVHHRKVGNYY
- a CDS encoding pantothenate kinase, whose product is MIALAGFNNTQDWIALAIGNSRLHWGRFCGANLLKSWDTKYLTQPVVEDNLPVCLASVVPSQTQLWETYPQLEIIKLEHIPLKGVYPTMGCDRALALWGAIQTYNPPVLVVDAGTALTFTGADYNSQLVGGAILPGLSSQFYSLATKTAALPQVEFPAKLPSRWANDTRSAIASGILYTTLAGIKDYLCNWWDLFPESQVILTGGDSSTICAYLQELEPKIAEKIIFDAELVFWGMRSLVVKNY
- a CDS encoding Uma2 family endonuclease — translated: MTYTPSKLLSFSEFITQYGDNTRYELIDGELRDRSHTGPHEAVAGSIAGRIYVEIFRANLNWLIPKNCLIKPLNAEATALRPDVVILDKNELFQEPLWQKEPVICNGKTIKLVAEVVSSNWQDDYARKVEEYAFLNILEYWIVDFRGLGGLQFIGNPKQPTFTICQLVNGVYQQQQYRLGEAIYSRLFPNLQLKLDDLMPT
- a CDS encoding CHAT domain-containing protein → MLNSSPDIYRSFEKVLVAQNRLEAALEVAEQGRISLLKNFLANHLLVKTETFPDFSPLSSSQIQQIAKTAGITLVYYSVLYDRSQFYQFYRFNFGNESAYIYPTNLFIWLLKTTGEMIFKQVNLKPFWQQEQISLGGLVRSIREFSDNADRENYEIYRQNLAYLYQLLIEPIAELLPQDPEAVVGFIPQDFLFLVPFAALVSSEQKYLIEKHTIVTLPSLGMLNFVQQKSPPKKSNHKSVLVVGNADFSNLNLPTLPLNEQPKNERVALAIATLFKTTPVLGKRATKTNILNQITAAKIIHLASQGFLSDEGSITGAIALAPEKESRGLLTIRNWLNLQLQAELIVLSGCDTKPGNIWGHGGEILATTLLIQGAESVILSLWSLPDAPQEILFSEFYLYFLAYGNKPQALRQAMLATMKRYPHPKYWSGFALFGVC